The Macrobrachium rosenbergii isolate ZJJX-2024 chromosome 14, ASM4041242v1, whole genome shotgun sequence sequence TAACGTCACCCGATGGGTCATAAATATTCCAGATACGGTTTCATTTATTTAGCTTTGTGGTAATAGGTAGggataataattttcttgttttattttctctccttccttctgtcTTTGATTTAGCATGAAGATAGTTTTGGTCTGGCCAACAAAGTGTTGGAtccaaacaagttatttattaataattgtcatttcctcctttattatttatctttctttgataGTGTTTAGCTTTATTAGTTTCAGGAATCAGTGGGATTCTAAGGACCGGTATTTGTCCTTCCTGGTTCTTACCAAGGTtgatctaaattttgtatttattaagtattaaatattgttgagttttctTGAGTGTTTGTTTCCGAAGACCTTTAGCACTGCGTTACATTTATTACTGACAACAATTCTATTATTAAATAAGAACTTGCATAACAACCCCGAGGGTTGTAACAATTTGGCGACCGTGATAGGATTGTTCTCATGTGtactcagtgttttggtttgtCGGACGGCACTTGgttaatttaacaatattttcttttgctgtagTTTTTACCTTTCTCCCCTGCTAGTTTCGGTACAATGGAGGATTTTGTGTTTGACCCAGCTGAGTTTTTAGGGTCGGCTGACTGTATAAAACATCTGCCAGTATTGAGTAAAAATGATTTGGTAAGTTGTGCCAGGTGGTTGGGTATTCCGTTGAGGGCAGCGGATACTAAAAATCAGTTGCTGGTAgctgttaaaagtaaaattgttCAAGGTCTGGCTGAGGCTGAAAATTTGGTTAGGGAAACTGAGAGTGTAGGTGGTAGTGACTCAGAGCATGAGGGTAGTATGTTTGAGGagagattgatgatgatgatggaataaGTGTCAACATAGGTCTAACTTTGCTTGAGGATCCTCCGCGGAAAGGAACTATTTTTGAGGGCCAGGCTAATTTGCctctgaaacaaaatatttccactaACCCTTTTACATCTGTAGAAAACCCTTTGCCAGGAAATCCTCTGGCTCCTGTTCATCCTTTGGTGGAGTCCAAGGaggacaatgaatttaatttgatttgtaaGCGTATAGAATTGAGGAAGTTAGAATTTGAGGAGAACGAGAGGGCGAGGTGGCATGAATTGGAGATGGCCAATATTAAATAGAAATAGCTAGGCTGCAGGGTACCACTAATCATTTTAGTACACCTTGAGGCAACTTGCAGGATAAATTTAATATAGGTGCAGCCTTGAAATTAGTACCAGTGTTCGATGAGTTGAATGTCCCAGAATTTTTCAAGGCATTCGAACGTGTTGCCACCCGGTTGTCTTGGCCACCAGAAATGTGGGCAGTATTAATTCAATGTAGGTTGGTGGGCAAGGCAATTCGAGTGCATAATGCCTTGGAAGAAGGGATAGCTCGTGACTATCATACAGTTAAAGCATTAGTCCTCAAGGCAGATGATCTGGTCCCTGAGGCCTATCGCCTTAAGTTCAGAAACTTTACAAAGCAGTCCTCCTTACTTATGTCGAATTTGCTAGGACTAAAGAGGAGCAGTTTGATGATTGGTTAAAAAGCCGCCAAGtggtctctttctcctctttgagGGAACTCATGCTTCTCGAAAATTCAAGAGGGCATGCAGCAAAAGAATTGAAGGTATATCTGGAAGAGGTAAAAGCCATTAATTTAGGTAAGGCTGCCCAAATTGCCGATGAGTTTGTATTGACCCATCGAACTGGGTCAGGTAATTTTGGGAGTAAGGATATGAATTTTCAATCTGTTAGGCCAAATGATTTTCAGAGGAAATCAGGGACTTTTACGAATAATTGTGGCCAGGGTAATCCATTAGTTAGAAATCATAGGCCCGATAGTAACCAGGAAAAGTCTCGAGTGGACAAGACACTCGTGTCTTTTCCAAGGAAAACAGGTTTAGTTCTGGCCCAGGTAATATGAATAATAGAGGTAGGGGACCTGCTGTTGGTGAAATAAGCAGGGACATTATCAGGCAGTGTAATTCCAGAAGAAGGTACCTCCAAAGGAGTTATAATAATCCTGTGTCGTTAATATCTACTTGTAAGCCTGTTGCCAGTAATCCCAAGATTGAAAAGAGTCTGATTTCTACtagtagtagtgatagtagtagtagtggtagccTGTCTTCTGGTAGAAAAGAGTTGTGACTCCTTTATGATAAGTATATTTGGCCTGGTAAATTAATGTCTAACTCTAAAATGATTGATGTAAAATTTTGAGGACACAGGGTCAGCCAGGTCTCTGGTTTTGAAAGAAACTTTGAAAGGCATAGTTGAATACTCAGGAATTTTGTTGTTCTGGGAGGGTTTCCGAACACGGTTGTTTCGGCTCCGTTAGTGGAGGTCAGATTGTCTTTCCCTGGTTATGATAAGGTGACAGAGTTGGCGGTTGTTGAGAGTCTCCCTATCCCCGGCATGGATGGCATTTTGGGTAATGATATGTTAAATAGTAAAGGACAGGTGTTGTTCCCAATATTGTCTGTGCACACCTGTCCGGTTGCTGTAACAATGCGTGCAGCAGCCAAGGCTGCAAATTTAATTGATAATGACGATGATTTAATCTTAAGTAGTTTAGAAGTAGACGTAGAGAGGCCCAGGTCTTTAgacagtagtagtagtgtagttAGTAATGTTTTGAGACCTGATTGGGACAGGTTGTCATTTATTGAAGCTCAGAAAAAAGAATTTAGTTTTGATTTAGGTGACACTGCGGATTTGACTAAACCCAGGTTTTGTGTAACTAATGGTTTATTATACCGGATTAGTTGCCCCTCTACTGATGACCTGAGCAAAACGTCTCGTATTGAACAAATTGTTGTCCCACCTCAATTTCGGAAGTCTATTTTGAGTCTTTCTCATGATGATTCTTTTTCCAGCCACTTCGGTGTATGGAAAACTTTTCGAAAGTTGGCAAAATGTTTTTGGTGGCCGGGATTAAAATCATCTGTGAAACGGTTTGTTAACGAATGTGAGGTTTGTCAGGTGATGGGAAACCCAATCAAATTATTCCTAACGCCCCTTAAATCAATTCCCGTGATCGGTGAGCCATTTGTAGAATTAGTAATTGATGTGGTTGGGCCTTTGCCTAAAACTAAGTCTGGATTTACCCATCTCTTGACAATTATGGATAGAGCATCTCGATCCCCTGAGGCCTTCCCGATGCAAAGGATAACTTCTAAGGCAGTGTTTGACAAATTAATtgaattcttttccaggtatggtctCCCTCGTATTATTCAAACCGATTGCGGTACAAATTTTACGAGTAAGGTATCTAAGAGtaaatgtgctgaactggccattcggCACAATACTAGCGTAccttatcatccagagagtcagggggtggtggaaaggttccaccagacccTTAAATCTATTTTGAAAAAGTATTGTTATGAACAAGGGGAGAAATGGGATAAAGGGCTTCCCTTTGCTCTCTTTGCTCTGAGAAATCACCCGAATTCTTCCAATGGCGTAGCTCCCTTCGAACTGGTCTTTGGGCACAAAGTACGTGGTCCTTtagaaatttttcatgaaatgctCGAGACTGGTCGACGAGGAGATGCGAACGTGGGAGAGCTTGTGGAggacttgagaaaaaaattatctagagCCTGGAAATTTGCCCGAGAAAATTTGGTTTCTTCTCAGGCTGCTCTGAAGTTAAATTTTAACAGGAAATCTAAAGCACAGTCGTTTGAACCCGGagaattagttttagttttgagtACTGACTCGGACAATTTCCTTGAACCAAGATATAAGGGCCCTTGGAAGGTGTTGAGGAAGTTGTCTGAGGTAAATTATGAAATAGAGGCTCCTGGGACCAAACGAAAGTGCCGGATATTCcatataaattgattaaaataatatacttcaaATAGACAAGATCCTCTTGCTATTGTTTATGAGCCTGTGGCTGAGGTTATGGAACCACCTTTAGAGGATTCAGAGGATTTAATTTGTCAGGTGTCATCTGatgctctttttgataatatCCAAAATTTAGAGGTTTTGAAGGAAGGGCTGGAGCATCTAGAGATTGCTCAAAGGAGGGGTATAATtatcttaatttcttcttttccagatttatttcagAATTCTCCAGGTCGAACTAGTTTTCTTCAGCATGATGTAGACGTGGGAAGTGCTTCTCCTGTAAAACAGAGTCCTTATCAGCTGAATCCCGTTAAGAGGGATATAGTTGATAAGGAGATTAAATATATGCTGGAGCACGATCTCATCCAACCTTCTGTTAGTCCATGGAGCTCCCCGATAGTCCTCGTTAAGAAGCCTGACGGGAAGTTCCGTATGTGTGTGGACTATCGTAAGGTTAACGCACACACTAAGAATGACTCTTTTCCTTTGCCTCGGATAGATGACTGTCTCGATCAGATAGGGGCCGCTAAGTTTATTACAAAATTGGATTTATTAAAAGGATATTGGCAGGTTCCCTTGTCTGATCGAGGATGAGAGATTTCTGCATTTGTCACTCCCTGCGGGCTTTACAAGTGTAAGGTAATGCCCTTTGGGACGAAAAACGCTGCATGTACCTTCCAACGACTTATGAACCGCGTCATTTGTGGTTTGGAAGGTACAGAAATCTATATAGATGACTTGGTAGTTCACAGCAACGACTGGCGGACACATATGTTACGGTTTAGGAAAGTGTTTGAAGCCTTAAGGGCCACCGGTCTTGTTGTGAATCTAGCCAAGTGTGAGTTTGGCAAAGCAAAGGTGTGCTATTTGGGTCACGGAGTGGGTTTAGGGCAGGTGGCACCTAAGCAAGCCAACCTCGAGGCTATTATAAATTTAAAGAGGCCGTGTAATGTCAGAGAAGTTCGGCGAGTCCTGGGAATGACTGGCTATTATCGTAGATTCGTGCGAAATTTCTCAGATCTTGCTCAGCCTCTTACCAAATTGTTAGAGAAAGGGCAGAGGTTTGTGTGGTCTCCTCAATGTGAGGAAGCATTTATTAAACTTAAGGTAGTGTTAGTATCTAATCCAATATTGACTTCTCTAATTTCAGAGACCTTTTATTATTGCAGTGGATGCCAGTGACATAGGTATTGGGGGTGTCCTCTTTCAAAGGAACGAGGCAGGAGAGGTTCACCCCGTATCATATTATAGTCGAAAATTACTGGCTGCTGAGAGAAGGTATTCCACCATAGAAAAGGAGGCCCTTGCCTTGGTCCGTACTCTTTTTGCATTTTCAGCCGTACGTAACTAAGTTTTCTTTTCCTATACAAAGTTGGACAGACCATAACCCGCTGATTTTCATAGAGCGTATGAAAGGAGCCAACCAGAGGGATTTTACGTTGGGCTCTTCAACTACAGGAATTCACGCTGGTGATTAAGCATGTGAagggaactgaaaaataaaattccagacGCTCTTTCTAGAATTTAAGGTTGTTCACGTCTGGCCTCCCTCGTACCTCGCCCCGCTTCGCTTCTCCAATGGGTTTGCATAAAACTTTGGTTTGTAAACGTAAGCTTAAAAGGTGTGTGAATGGGTATGAATGTATCTTTAGTTTAAGATTTGTGGTATTCTCCATCTTTTCGAAATTCTAGTAACTTTTGATGATTTGTTCTGAACAGGAGAcactattattttgtatataacctGTAGCGAACTAAATACGGCCGGTTACCACAGGTGAGGCCAATATGGTAGGGTTTGTTACGTGTAAATTTAGTGTTATTGGCTGAATTGGAGACAATCAATGTCTCTGGTGATAACTATTTTGTGTAATAGCTTGACTTTTGGTTTATTTTGGTTTGGTCTTCTCTGCTGGTTAGGCTGGTAAGTTTTCTATGCGTGACATTTCGATTTTTGAGATTCATGCGTTGTAGTGGtattaattagaaattttatttcagatctCAGGACCGATATTTTCCTTTGTcctgtttatgtatatgtttggtGTTGTCTTTTGAGTGATgtgttaatctttttctttttacaggattGTTGTTTTgcatagtttaaaaaaattactctattggaatatttttgttttgttttgggggaGGAAGATATTAGGtaagcttaaattattttctttatttgcattacgtaaatttagatcagccttgtttttttttaggtttaataTCTACTTTTTATGAAAGTCATTTTATGGCAAGATAGCCGTTGTTTTGAAtgggtatttgtttacattatttctgAACTTTAATATCCGTTGTCTGGTAATTTCTAGTGCTTAACGTAAAGTGGCTTAATTTAACACTATTCAGTGTGGTTAGGCACCTCCTtcccgtttgtttatattatcgaactatcgttttaacgagtgtttttctgtttttacgagtGTTGATGAACGTCTCCTTAGTGATGTCTGGACGTCGGAGCTCGGCTCGAGTTAATTCGGGCTATAGCCCTCCCCTGACATACTATCCCTTCAGCAGCTGATTGATTTCTGGAATTTGGTTGACGATTGTTTGGCAGCTTTTTGGACCACATTACGGATCTTCTCTTGGACTGTTGTTCGCAGGTcctcttgtcacctgcgacttgaGTGTTTCCTGCTTTGAGCCGCAACTTACTTGGGTCCTTCATATGAGACTCGCAGGTACTCCTGCCACCTGCAACTTTAGTGTTTCCTGCTTTTCCCTGTTGAGGAGGATTCCCAGGGAATTGGTGCCGTCGCTTTCCCAGGACTGATGGCGATTTGCCTGCTGTTTCTGCGTCTCTAATCAACTGTTTTCTGCTGTCAATCTGGGAGCTTGCTAGCTCGTGAAACGATCTGTAGGGATCGTTTCACGAGCTAGAAACTGACATTAGGTAAGACTACGTATCCTTGATTTTTGCATAGCATCACCTTCCCTTTTGTGTGGATGCTCTGGTGTTCATGACCTGCCCTGACAGCTGAATTGACGATCTGATCACGGCCCTGGTATTGTTTCTCTTCCGCTGCCTCCACTGATGTgagaaaaactgtatatatatagcagttagattatttaagtatatatatatatatatatatatatatatatatatatatatatatatatatatatatatatatatatatatatatatatgtatgtatatatatatatatatgtatattttgtcatgtttactGTGACTTCATAACGTCACCCGATGGGTCATAAATATTCCAGATATGGTTTCATTTATTTAGCTCTGTGGTAATAGGTAGggataataattttcttgttttattttctctgccttccttctgTCTTTGATTTAGCATGAAGATAGTTTTTGGTCTGGCCAacaaaagtgttggatccaaacaagttatttattaataattgtcatttcctccttattatttaactttctttGATAGTGTTTAGCTTTATTAGTTTcagggaatccagtgggattctAAGGACCGGTATTTGTCCTTCCTGGTTCTTACCCtgaatagctaaatacattaaaagagatgaatcctttgttaaaagtagctggaacaaaaatccatatgactgtcatcacgaacagagtgagaatcttggaaggcctgaagtcccttctcaggagtcaaaagacatcattgctgaggcagtgggtagaccaagaaagtttttacataaattggcgcatgaactagaaacaaaaaggggaaagaagagaagttatagtgctgtatatggtgagttgaaaaaatctggtatcaagccatttcatgttatcagcaagcccaacatcgctcagcaacagagagaagaccatgcatggttttgtggttcatttcttaaagattgggatgaagctgactttctccatgttgccacatcagatgaattcttcatttacacagtcaggaagccaaatcataaaaatgacataatttgggctggAAAGTTGGATGATATTAGTGATAACGTGCGCTATcataaattgtgaaatttcctgaatttttaagaatttttctctgtttcacagccaaatggttaatgtggatcatcaaagaaaaaggacagtatggaatggcgaatacttcagagaaactgtgcttactggtggagtatatCTGTAATtgctcacgaaggtgacctttgaaaagttgggtcagctattcgcagggtccatttgactatacacagcatataggaaaatgctgaaccattcgcataccacagaaaatcgcagagctccttggtgacaggacacgggcagtgaaaatgcagtttcagcttaaaacattctagaaggtgaaccggttataaaatctggttttgaagaaagcattcagtaatgtacgtgtgtgtacgtgtatctcatgacgccttgaagtacagaggcgtgtcttgtcGTACTTTGACCTGGAATGATGTCACTAATagtgtgttcgtatgtgcattgcataatgaataaaatgggaggGATCGTGGAACGATTGGGCATTGCAATCCGTTATTTGTACATTTGAGCATGTGAACTGTGAaaattcacatggagactgtcccagaggattttgtgaagtgagtacaactcatacatattttagactttactttcagaactatgaacacagatGTTACCCCTGtgtcagtgaaattttgtgtttttgcaattttcacattttctggattttaatgtgacgtttgttatttcacaggtattccattccattccatttctccctccttcacgttcctTCTTCAATGAAGGTGtttatgacatttgagatgacctgattttattaattgacctgtttatgatttcaGAATGACatatgagttatttctgtattttccttaaataactgGGTGTTTATGATtgtggaccttatttccttagaagaatttttgataGTTATAATGaatcattggatttcattcttcgtaatttttaagaagctattttctttgtttttttgtcaataaaggtttagttttgtacttagtatctcattccagtagtccttagattttagttagggaaaggtataacttatggtGTCGGCTCATGCTACACGCTATCAATCAGTATCttgggaaaagcgagataccaacctctgctcataaaacagagacttaaataaagtataggcttcaggattggcctttacagATATAGAATACTTTgttagaagttgttcagtttgtaaccCTGTAAGCCTCTAGGATCGTTTCatgtaaactgggttcattcccgattcctacagacccacagcaagagtccacattgacatcttgagtaatttctgttTCTAATTATGGCCATAGACACCTGTTGGTGGTCGTTGTcgagttaactaggttcgtagaattttcccgttgaagcataaaacagcggaggaAGTAACgatcgcattctttaatgggtatatttgcagATATGGGGCGCCAGAAATCCTAATCACAGATAACGGATGCGAATTTGTAAATCGTATGCGATGCAATGTCTTGCAGACATAATGTTATTCGGGATTAAGAAagttaatattattccatatagaccagaaACAATGGCTTGCGTGCGAACGAGCAAAtagaaaggttattgaagctcttagaatgaccGTTGGAGGTAGTGACCCAAATTGGGGCCATATCTTCCACAGGTCAACATAGTATAAATGCTATGTTTAAacgataccattggaatgtctcccaatgaagagCTGTTTGGATACCCAGTCTCTAGGCGCATTTGATCTATTGCCCATTCCGACAGGTGATGAGGTTGTAAAATCGCTGATTTCAactgcgaaagagagatatgcgccttgctaagaatcttgagatgaaaacgagagacatggtagataggagtaatgcaaagccagatagagtcaaagtggctgttggagatagggtgtatttgaagataaatgtcaggaatcagctgaactataagctgggtcctaagtttgaaggtccgttcTGGGTTGTTcaagcaaagaagggaaatagatttgttgttctggatgaaaacacaggtgtgtctcgtttgacacatatttctaagataaAAAAGATGGGTTGAtgggtattagcatggatgctttcctgggttgtattgttgttatggtaatgggtagttacgggtcgtttttccttttgggttttaatgggttgtaaatgggcatgacttgtagtttgtgtTAATTGAGAAGGACGTTAGTCTGTAGAGTTTTACAAATCTTTAgtagttcgggttcattgtgatttctgatataagctgcagtacttagtgtaaattgtgtgcagaataccgtagagttttgtagatatatgactttaagtttttattttttttatgggttgCATCTGCAGTTAGGGACTCCATCATTCGCACTTGGCaatagtaatgggttactttgagttaatggtatgtattcatatgactttgggaattgtgacatgggctaatttcatacgagattagACCCGTGTGAGATTATGTtagaatgttatgatgtgttttgttgTGTGACGCAATATAGAGTTatagaataagggtttgttgtttaggattttgtttttggggaggtacttagtatatcggaccgaatgGGCCTGATCTTTTACAGGTTGGGATATTCCccaggccggctgatgaagagttagaggaatttgtttctggtgatagaaattcatttctcactataatgtggttcggattccacaataagctgtaggtcccgtggctaagtaaccaattggttcttagccacgtaaaataagtctaatccttcgggccagccctaggagagctgttaatgagctcagcggtctggtaaagctaaggtatacttaacttaggttgggatatgtcagttaggatttaggagaggtttaggaaggcTTTGATAGGGATATTGAATTCAagtatttgggatttttcagttctcttttaaaatttaagggagctgtgccatgagtatttgtagttgttaggatcgtaGAAGCGGTTGCCAATAGGTCAATTGCTATTGTGCTGcgaattagtcaggtattgagcaatattcgctaaccagagtagaaccttgatgtcttttatgAGATATGATACATTTccgatgtttaggattgcctttcgtatgttcagtgtatggataggattctcgggtatttttttattgggtagaatttttatgaatatttccttagagttagtgtacctgatagtggattgactgtggaaattccgggtaccaacttggaattgtttcacattgagaacatatgacctttgcactagtagtcttattggttcagtaataatatggcatagggaatagacgagttactttttgatatgactgtctaTATGACCGACTTATGAAAACACCACTCCCTCGAAACGGAGATGTtagaatagcttcaccgtcctcaacatatgagaaagctgtcaacgttacttctgcactttggtgAGCCGATCCAGGGCTTTGGAGAGATGTTGGGCAGGGTGTCTTCATGTTACCGTAGTTTTGCGGAGACGTTGGGTTGGCTCAAAAGGATTCGCGAgcgccacattcaacatgggcttgtgcagttgcaagcctttcatcttggtcaGATCACCGTTagactggtgcagtcgcaagcctttcatcttggttggatCACCGTTGGCGTGCACAGTTGCAGGCCTTTCAgtgtgaggcagtaccaggagtgaaatcgtctagagtaatgcgtttcttgaatgaacttattgtgctataatatctgtgttatgaaatatatacaagttTAGCACCTAGAtcttttgaggtggggtccacctcaggtgcgtggaccggGCTACTGTAATTGCttgcgaaggtgacctttgaaaagttaggtcagctattcgcagggtccatttgactatacacagcataggctataggaaaatgct is a genomic window containing:
- the LOC136845681 gene encoding uncharacterized protein — protein: MEDFVFDPAEFLGSADCIKHLPVLSKNDLVSCARWLGIPLRAADTKNQLLVAVKSKIVQGLAEAENLVRETESVGGSDSEHEENPLPGNPLAPVHPLVESKEDNEFNLICKRIELRKLEFEENERARTKEEQFDDWLKSRQVVSFSSLRELMLLENSRGHAAKELKVYLEEVKAINLGKAAQIADEFVLTHRTGSVEVRLSFPGYDKVTELAVVESLPIPGMDGILGNDMLNSKGQVLFPILSVHTCPVAVTMRAAAKAANLIDNDDDLILSSLEVDVERPRSLDSSSSVVSNVLRPDWDRLSFIEAQKKEFSFDLGDTADLTKPRFCVTNGLLYRISCPSTDDLSKTSRIEQIVVPPQFRKSILSLSHDDSFSSHFGVWKTFRKLAKCFWWPGLKSSVKRFVNECEVCQVMGNPIKLFLTPLKSIPVIGEPFVELVIDVVGPLPKTKSGFTHLLTIMDRASRSPEAFPMQRITSKAVFDKLIEFFSRYGLPRIIQTDCGTNFTSKVSKSKCAELAIRHNTSVPYHPESQGVVERFHQTLKSILKKYCYEQGEKWDKGLPFALFALRNHPNSSNGVAPFELVFGHKVRGPLEIFHEMLETGRRGDANVGELVEDLRKKLSRAWKFARENLVSSQAALKLNFNRKSKAQSFEPGELVLVLSTDSDNFLEPRYKGPWKVLRKLSENSPGRTSFLQHDVDVGSASPVKQSPYQLNPVKRDIVDKEIKYMLEHDLIQPSVSPWSSPIVLVKKPDGKFRTEIYIDDLVVHSNDWRTHMLRFRKVFEALRATGLVVNLAKCEFGKAKVCYLGHGVGLGQVAPKQANLEAIINLKRPCNVREVRRVLGMTGYYRRFVRNFSDLAQPLTKLLEKGQRFVWSPQLDASDIGIGGVLFQRNEAGEVHPVSYYSRKLLAAERRYSTIEKEALALVRTLFAFSAVRN